One Pseudomonas sp. HOU2 genomic window carries:
- the mtnA gene encoding S-methyl-5-thioribose-1-phosphate isomerase, producing the protein MRDRLLAAEKVKAIDWRDGALHLLDQRILPFEETWIAYTSAAGVAEAIRSMVVRGAPAIGISAAYGIVLAARARVAEGGDWYAALEEDFALLADSRPTAVNLFWALNRMHDRLDRLKENADPLAALEAEAIAIHESDREANLTMAQLGVDLIRKHQGNAQAILTHCNTGALATGGFGTALGVIRAAYLEGMVERVYADETRPWLQGSRLTAWELANEGIPVTLNADSAAAHIMKTKGVTWVIVGADRITANGDVANKIGTYQLAVNAMHHGVRFMVVAPSSTIDMTLASGDDIPIEERDGAELLEVGGKRVGADVEAFNPVFDVTPADLIDAIVTEKGIVERPDTAKMAQLMCRKRLH; encoded by the coding sequence ATGCGCGATCGACTGTTGGCTGCGGAGAAAGTAAAGGCCATCGATTGGCGAGATGGCGCGCTCCACCTGCTGGATCAGCGTATTTTGCCGTTCGAGGAAACCTGGATTGCCTACACCAGCGCTGCCGGTGTGGCTGAAGCGATTCGTTCGATGGTGGTGCGTGGCGCACCGGCCATCGGCATCAGCGCGGCCTATGGCATTGTGCTGGCGGCCCGCGCTCGCGTGGCTGAAGGCGGCGACTGGTATGCGGCGCTGGAAGAGGATTTCGCCCTGCTGGCGGATTCCCGCCCGACCGCAGTCAATCTGTTCTGGGCGCTGAATCGCATGCACGACCGTCTGGATCGGCTGAAAGAAAACGCCGATCCGCTGGCGGCGCTGGAAGCTGAAGCCATCGCCATTCATGAAAGTGACCGCGAAGCCAACCTGACCATGGCCCAGCTCGGCGTCGATCTGATCCGCAAGCATCAGGGCAATGCCCAGGCGATTCTCACCCATTGCAACACCGGCGCCTTGGCCACCGGCGGTTTCGGTACGGCGTTGGGGGTGATTCGTGCGGCGTACCTGGAAGGCATGGTCGAGCGGGTGTATGCCGATGAAACCCGGCCGTGGCTGCAAGGTTCGCGCCTGACCGCGTGGGAGCTGGCGAACGAAGGCATTCCGGTGACGCTGAATGCCGACTCGGCGGCCGCGCACATCATGAAAACCAAAGGCGTGACCTGGGTGATCGTTGGTGCTGACCGCATCACCGCCAATGGCGATGTGGCAAACAAGATCGGCACCTACCAACTGGCGGTCAACGCCATGCACCATGGCGTGCGTTTCATGGTGGTGGCGCCGAGTTCGACCATCGACATGACTCTCGCGAGCGGCGACGACATCCCGATCGAGGAACGTGACGGCGCCGAACTGCTGGAAGTCGGTGGCAAGCGCGTGGGGGCGGACGTCGAGGCGTTCAACCCGGTGTTTGATGTGACGCCGGCGGATCTGATCGATGCGATCGTCACTGAAAAAGGCATCGTCGAGCGCCCGGATACGGCGAAAATGGCCCAGTTGATGTGCCGCAAGCGCCTGCATTGA
- a CDS encoding TRZ/ATZ family hydrolase, which translates to MPKPAIALDLLLLPTWLVPVEPAGVVLKEHGLGIRDGRIVFIGPRAEALKCNATEVRELPDVLLAPGLINAHGHAAMTLFRGLADDLPLMTWLENHIWPAEAKWVDEDFVRDGTDLAIAEQIKGGISCFSDMYFFPKVASERVHNSGIRAQIAIPILDFPIPGASSADEAIRQGVELFGDLKHHERIKITFGPHAPYTVGDENLEKIRVIAEELDASIHMHVHETAFEVQQSLEHRGERPLARLGRLGLLGPRFQAVHMTQISDDDLALLVESNTSVIHCPESNLKLASGFCPVERLWQAGVNVAVGTDGAASNNDLDLLGETRTAALLAKAVAGSATALDAHRALRMATLNGARALGIEAQVGSLEIGKAADIVAFDLSGLAQQPVYDPVSQLIYATGRDCVKHLWVAGKQLLDDRRLTRLDEQQLGATARAWGQRINGHTES; encoded by the coding sequence ATGCCGAAACCTGCCATTGCGCTCGACTTATTATTGCTGCCGACCTGGCTGGTACCCGTCGAACCCGCAGGCGTGGTGCTCAAGGAGCATGGCCTGGGCATTCGCGACGGTCGCATCGTATTTATCGGTCCGCGCGCCGAAGCTTTGAAGTGTAACGCCACTGAAGTCCGCGAATTACCGGACGTGCTGCTCGCCCCGGGCCTGATCAACGCGCACGGGCATGCGGCGATGACCCTGTTCCGTGGCCTGGCCGACGATCTGCCGCTGATGACCTGGCTGGAAAACCACATCTGGCCGGCCGAAGCCAAATGGGTCGATGAAGATTTCGTCCGTGATGGCACTGACCTGGCGATTGCCGAGCAGATCAAGGGCGGCATCAGCTGTTTCTCGGACATGTACTTCTTCCCGAAGGTCGCCAGTGAGCGCGTGCACAACAGCGGCATTCGCGCGCAGATCGCGATTCCGATCCTCGATTTCCCGATCCCCGGCGCCAGCAGCGCCGATGAGGCGATTCGTCAGGGCGTCGAGCTGTTCGGCGATCTGAAGCATCACGAACGGATCAAAATCACCTTCGGCCCCCATGCACCCTACACCGTGGGCGACGAGAACCTGGAAAAAATCCGCGTGATCGCTGAAGAGCTGGACGCGTCGATCCACATGCACGTCCACGAAACCGCCTTCGAAGTCCAGCAATCGCTGGAACATCGCGGCGAGCGACCACTGGCCCGCCTCGGTCGCCTCGGCCTGCTCGGCCCGCGCTTCCAGGCGGTGCACATGACCCAGATCAGCGATGACGATCTGGCATTACTGGTAGAAAGCAACACCAGCGTGATCCACTGCCCGGAATCGAACCTGAAGCTGGCCAGCGGTTTCTGCCCGGTGGAGCGCTTGTGGCAGGCTGGCGTGAACGTCGCCGTCGGTACCGATGGCGCGGCGAGCAACAACGATCTCGACCTGCTCGGCGAAACCCGCACCGCCGCGCTGCTGGCCAAAGCCGTCGCCGGCTCGGCCACTGCGCTGGACGCCCATCGTGCGCTACGCATGGCCACGCTCAACGGCGCACGGGCCTTGGGCATCGAGGCGCAGGTCGGTTCGCTGGAGATCGGCAAGGCCGCGGACATCGTCGCGTTCGACCTGTCCGGCCTGGCCCAGCAACCGGTCTATGACCCGGTGTCGCAACTTATCTATGCCACCGGCCGCGACTGCGTGAAACACCTGTGGGTCGCCGGCAAACAATTACTCGACGACCGGCGCCTGACCCGTCTGGACGAACAACAACTGGGCGCCACCGCCCGGGCCTGGGGCCAGCGCATCAACGGCCACACCGAATCGTAA
- the ubiG gene encoding bifunctional 2-polyprenyl-6-hydroxyphenol methylase/3-demethylubiquinol 3-O-methyltransferase UbiG, with translation MSNVDHAEIAKFEALAHRWWDRESEFKPLHDINPLRVNWIDERVNLAGKKVLDVGCGGGILSEAMAQRGATVMGIDMGEAPLAVAQLHQLESGVNVEYRQITAEALAEEMPEQFDVVTCLEMLEHVPDPSSVIRACYRMVKPGGQVFFSTINRNPKAYLFAIIGAEYIMKLLPRGTHDFKKFIRPSELGAWSRIAGLTVKDIIGLTYNPLTKHYKLANDVDVNYMIQTLREE, from the coding sequence ATGAGCAACGTCGACCACGCCGAAATCGCCAAATTCGAAGCCCTGGCCCATCGCTGGTGGGACCGTGAAAGCGAATTCAAACCGCTGCACGACATCAACCCGCTGCGCGTCAACTGGATTGACGAGCGGGTCAATCTGGCCGGCAAGAAAGTCCTCGACGTCGGTTGCGGCGGCGGCATCCTCAGCGAAGCCATGGCCCAGCGCGGCGCCACTGTCATGGGCATCGACATGGGCGAAGCGCCACTGGCGGTCGCACAACTGCATCAGCTGGAATCCGGGGTCAACGTCGAATACCGGCAGATCACCGCCGAAGCCCTGGCCGAGGAAATGCCCGAGCAGTTCGACGTCGTAACCTGCCTGGAAATGCTCGAGCACGTACCGGACCCGTCGTCGGTGATCCGTGCGTGCTACCGCATGGTCAAGCCGGGCGGCCAGGTGTTCTTCTCGACCATCAACCGCAACCCGAAGGCGTACCTGTTCGCCATCATCGGCGCCGAATACATCATGAAGCTGCTGCCGCGCGGCACCCATGACTTCAAGAAATTCATCCGCCCGTCCGAGCTGGGCGCCTGGAGCCGCATTGCCGGCCTGACCGTCAAGGACATCATCGGCCTGACCTACAACCCGCTGACCAAGCACTACAAGCTGGCCAACGACGTTGACGTCAACTACATGATCCAGACCCTGCGCGAGGAGTAA
- the mupP gene encoding N-acetylmuramic acid 6-phosphate phosphatase MupP, with protein sequence MAIRAVLFDMDGTLLDTAPDFIAICQAMRADRGLPPMNDKHIRDEISGGAKAMVAVTFSMDPESPGFEELRQEFLERYLAGCAVHSKLFDGMGELLADIEKANLIWGVVTNKPVRFAEPIMQQLGLAERSALLICPDHVKNSKPDPEPLILACKMLDLDPSTVLFVGDDLRDIESGRDAGTKTCAVTYGYIHPDDNPRHWGADVVVDHPLELRKVIDSALCSC encoded by the coding sequence ATGGCCATCAGAGCAGTCCTTTTCGACATGGACGGCACCCTGCTCGACACCGCGCCGGACTTCATCGCCATTTGTCAGGCGATGCGCGCGGATCGTGGCTTGCCGCCGATGAACGACAAGCACATCCGCGACGAGATCTCCGGCGGCGCCAAAGCGATGGTCGCGGTGACGTTCTCGATGGACCCGGAATCGCCGGGTTTCGAGGAGCTGCGTCAGGAATTCCTCGAGCGTTATCTGGCTGGATGCGCGGTGCACAGCAAGCTGTTCGACGGCATGGGCGAACTGTTGGCCGATATCGAAAAGGCCAACCTGATCTGGGGTGTGGTCACCAACAAGCCGGTGCGCTTCGCCGAACCGATCATGCAACAGCTGGGGCTGGCCGAGCGTTCGGCGCTGCTGATCTGCCCGGATCACGTGAAAAACAGCAAACCGGACCCGGAGCCGCTGATCCTCGCGTGCAAGATGCTTGATCTGGATCCATCGACCGTTTTGTTTGTAGGCGATGATCTGCGTGATATCGAGTCGGGCCGCGATGCCGGCACCAAGACCTGCGCCGTAACCTATGGCTACATCCACCCGGACGACAACCCGCGGCACTGGGGCGCGGATGTGGTGGTGGATCATCCGCTGGAGTTGCGCAAGGTGATCGATAGCGCGCTGTGCAGCTGCTGA
- a CDS encoding YciK family oxidoreductase → MFDYTARPELLKDRVILVTGAGRGIGAAAAITYAAHGATVLLLGKTEANLTQVYDEIEAAGHPQPAVIPFNLETALPHQYDELAAMIETEFGHLDGLLHNASIIGPRTPIEQLSGENFMRVMQVNVNAMFMLTSTLLPLLKLSQDASVVFTSSSVGRKGRAYWGAYGVSKFATEGLMQTLADEVDGVAPVRSNSINPGGTRTSMRAQAYPGENPLNNPTPEEIMPVYLYLMGPDSTGINGQAFNAQ, encoded by the coding sequence ATGTTTGATTACACCGCCCGTCCCGAATTGCTCAAGGATCGGGTCATTCTGGTCACCGGTGCCGGTCGTGGCATCGGTGCGGCTGCCGCGATAACCTACGCCGCCCATGGCGCCACCGTGCTGCTGCTGGGCAAGACCGAAGCCAATCTGACCCAGGTCTACGACGAGATCGAGGCCGCGGGCCATCCGCAACCGGCAGTGATCCCATTCAACCTCGAGACTGCCCTGCCGCATCAGTACGATGAGCTTGCGGCGATGATCGAAACCGAGTTCGGCCACCTCGACGGCCTGCTGCACAACGCCTCGATCATCGGGCCGCGCACGCCGATCGAACAGCTGTCGGGCGAAAACTTCATGCGTGTCATGCAGGTCAACGTCAACGCCATGTTCATGCTGACCAGCACCCTGCTGCCGCTGCTCAAGCTGTCGCAGGATGCCTCGGTGGTGTTCACCTCCAGCAGCGTCGGGCGCAAGGGCCGCGCCTATTGGGGCGCCTACGGGGTGTCGAAGTTCGCCACCGAAGGCCTGATGCAAACGCTGGCCGACGAGGTCGATGGCGTGGCCCCCGTGCGCTCCAACAGCATCAACCCGGGCGGCACGCGTACCAGCATGCGTGCACAGGCCTATCCGGGGGAAAACCCGCTGAACAATCCGACTCCGGAAGAGATCATGCCGGTGTACCTGTACCTGATGGGCCCGGACAGCACGGGCATCAATGGCCAGGCATTCAACGCGCAATAA
- a CDS encoding GGDEF domain-containing protein, translating to MKSPSQTNAIDFDSAKLQRLGFGQLPPLLERPASLAQLRQQMSLQLQTSLEPQRILGLFFREVQRLVPLDALSYVHTGSDLRLEFGARGHHSVSYSLSHEGEHLGELVFRRNQRFSEQDQGNLESLLSSLLFPMRNALLYRAATQSALRDPLTGTGNRIAMEQTLQREIDMSRRHLQPLSVLMLDIDHFKRVNDSHGHSAGDDVLKAVAASIKGQLRNVDMVFRYGGEEFLILLCNTGREAAAMVGERLRHAAQAAEYFADGQLIDLTVSLGCSTLLPGESADSLLRRADSALYVAKREGRNRLAMAG from the coding sequence ATGAAATCACCCTCCCAGACCAATGCAATTGACTTTGACAGTGCCAAATTGCAACGCCTGGGCTTTGGTCAGCTGCCTCCGCTTCTGGAACGCCCGGCCAGCCTGGCGCAACTGCGCCAGCAAATGAGCCTGCAACTGCAAACCAGTCTTGAGCCGCAACGAATCCTTGGTCTGTTTTTCCGTGAAGTTCAGCGCCTGGTGCCGCTGGATGCCTTGAGCTACGTGCATACGGGCAGCGACCTGCGCCTGGAGTTCGGCGCGCGCGGTCACCATTCGGTCAGCTACAGCCTCAGCCACGAAGGCGAACACTTGGGCGAACTGGTTTTCCGCCGCAACCAGCGCTTCAGCGAGCAGGATCAGGGCAACCTTGAGTCACTGCTGTCGTCTCTGTTATTCCCGATGCGCAACGCCCTGCTCTACCGCGCAGCAACGCAAAGTGCATTGCGCGACCCGTTGACCGGAACCGGCAACCGAATCGCCATGGAGCAGACCCTGCAACGCGAAATCGACATGTCCCGCCGGCACCTGCAACCGCTGTCGGTGCTGATGCTCGACATCGACCACTTCAAGCGAGTCAACGACAGCCACGGCCACAGCGCCGGGGATGACGTGCTCAAAGCCGTGGCGGCCTCGATCAAGGGCCAGCTGCGCAACGTCGACATGGTGTTTCGCTATGGCGGGGAAGAGTTTCTGATCTTGCTGTGCAACACCGGCCGGGAAGCGGCGGCGATGGTCGGCGAGCGTCTGCGGCATGCCGCGCAGGCAGCGGAATATTTCGCGGACGGGCAGTTGATCGACCTGACTGTGAGCCTTGGCTGCTCGACTCTGCTGCCGGGCGAATCAGCGGACAGTCTGCTGCGCCGGGCCGACAGTGCGCTGTACGTGGCCAAGCGCGAGGGGCGCAATCGGTTGGCGATGGCTGGCTGA
- a CDS encoding TenA family transcriptional regulator → MIDTFNRTGPLMEAASYPAWAQQLITDCSESKRRVVEHELYMRMRDNKLSAKTMRQYLIGGWPVVEQFALYMAQNLTKTKFARHPGEDMARRWLMRNIRVELNHADYWLNWSRAHGVSLEDLQAQQVPPELHALSHWCWHTSSADSLIVAIAATNYAIEGATGEWSALVCSTGVYAAAFPEEERKRAMKWLKMHAQYDDAHPWEALEIICTLAGMNPSKALQAELRQAVCKSYDYMYLFLERCMQLETAERALHGRERRTLVES, encoded by the coding sequence GTGATCGACACATTCAACCGAACCGGACCACTCATGGAAGCTGCAAGTTATCCTGCCTGGGCACAACAGCTCATTACGGATTGCAGCGAGAGCAAGCGCCGGGTTGTCGAACATGAACTGTATATGCGCATGCGTGATAACAAGCTCAGCGCCAAAACCATGCGTCAGTACCTGATCGGGGGCTGGCCAGTGGTTGAACAGTTTGCGTTGTATATGGCGCAGAACCTGACCAAGACCAAGTTCGCCCGCCATCCTGGGGAGGATATGGCGCGCCGCTGGTTGATGCGCAACATCCGCGTCGAACTCAATCACGCCGACTACTGGCTGAACTGGAGCCGCGCGCATGGCGTCAGCCTGGAGGATCTGCAGGCCCAGCAAGTACCGCCGGAACTGCATGCGCTGAGTCACTGGTGCTGGCATACGAGTTCGGCGGATTCGCTGATCGTCGCCATCGCTGCGACCAACTACGCTATCGAGGGGGCTACCGGGGAGTGGTCGGCGCTGGTCTGCTCAACTGGCGTGTACGCGGCGGCGTTCCCGGAAGAAGAGCGCAAGCGCGCGATGAAGTGGCTGAAGATGCATGCCCAATACGACGATGCCCATCCGTGGGAAGCGCTGGAAATCATCTGCACGCTGGCAGGCATGAACCCGAGCAAGGCGTTGCAGGCGGAACTGCGCCAGGCGGTGTGCAAGAGCTACGACTACATGTACCTGTTCCTGGAGCGCTGCATGCAACTGGAGACCGCCGAGCGTGCGTTGCACGGGCGTGAACGCCGGACACTCGTAGAGAGCTGA
- a CDS encoding EAL domain-containing protein gives MKQKRTLGTPRLLGIVWPFIAVVLFQALLGGVSLYVLSAVRGYVAGESLWSKGQKDAIYYLNLYADSRDEAIFLKYKEAIAVPQGGHQLRLALDRQPPDLQAAREGILKGGNHPDDVSSLIWLYLNFRHFSYLETAIDRWTIGDAYLVQLDNVAREMHQGISENIATPADIQHWKAQIFAINDGVTPAAKAFSDALGEGSRMILRLLLFTNLATALGLIVLALLRTHKLLKQRHAFAQALQLEKDRAHITLQSIGDGVITTDVNGAIDYMNPAAEAMTHWKSEHAAGLPLAALFNLLDDNAQAEGLTLIEHILSGQLVGGSEHSKLIQRLDGSTVSVTLVGAPIRNADKVIGTVLVLHDMTQERQYIANLSWQATHDALTGLANRREFEYRLEQALHNLTRQPGRHALMFLDLDQFKLVNDTCGHAAGDELLRHICTLLQSGLRESDTLARLGGDEFGILLENCAPDAAEKIAESLRQTVQNLHFVWKGRPFLTTVSIGLVHIAQTPTTLEASLRAADMACYMAKEKGRNRVQVYHADDSELSLRFGEMAWVQRLHMALEENRFCLYAQEIAPLGATAHGGGHIEILLRLHDEAGRMILPDSFIPAAERYGLMSQLDRWVVENVFKVIAQCIAEQHEGPLAMCAINLSGITIGDDAFLHFLREQFVSYAIPPEMICFEITETSAIANLGSAIRFINELKGLGCYFSLDDFCAGMSSFAYLKHLPVDFLKIDGSFVKDMLDDPINRAMVEVINHIGHVMGKQTIAEFVETTQIEQALLEIGVDYAQGYVIERPQLFTCDSLQSRPARPQPLLFKAPGTFR, from the coding sequence ATGAAGCAAAAAAGGACTCTCGGAACGCCACGGTTGTTGGGCATCGTCTGGCCATTTATTGCCGTCGTGTTATTTCAGGCGTTATTGGGGGGCGTGAGTCTTTACGTCCTGTCGGCCGTGCGCGGCTATGTTGCCGGCGAGAGTCTCTGGTCCAAGGGCCAGAAGGACGCCATCTATTACCTGAACCTGTATGCCGACAGCCGCGACGAGGCGATCTTTCTCAAATACAAGGAAGCGATCGCCGTGCCCCAGGGCGGCCACCAGTTGCGTCTGGCGCTGGATCGTCAGCCGCCGGATCTGCAGGCGGCACGGGAGGGGATTCTCAAGGGCGGCAACCATCCCGATGATGTGTCGAGCCTGATCTGGCTGTACCTCAATTTTCGTCATTTCAGTTATCTGGAAACCGCGATCGACCGCTGGACCATCGGCGACGCCTATCTGGTGCAACTGGACAATGTCGCGCGCGAGATGCATCAGGGCATCAGCGAAAACATTGCGACGCCGGCTGATATCCAGCACTGGAAAGCGCAGATCTTTGCCATTAACGACGGTGTGACGCCGGCGGCCAAGGCGTTCAGCGATGCCTTGGGCGAAGGTTCGCGGATGATCCTGCGCCTGCTGCTGTTCACCAACCTGGCCACGGCGCTGGGGTTGATCGTGCTGGCACTGTTGCGCACCCACAAACTGCTCAAGCAGCGGCATGCCTTTGCTCAGGCGTTGCAGCTGGAGAAGGATCGGGCACATATCACCCTGCAATCGATTGGCGACGGGGTGATCACTACCGACGTCAACGGCGCGATCGATTACATGAACCCGGCGGCGGAGGCCATGACGCACTGGAAGTCCGAGCACGCGGCGGGTCTTCCGTTGGCGGCGTTGTTCAATCTATTGGATGACAACGCCCAGGCCGAAGGGCTGACGCTGATCGAGCATATTCTCAGTGGGCAACTGGTCGGTGGCAGCGAACACTCCAAGCTGATCCAGCGTCTGGATGGCAGCACGGTCTCGGTGACGCTGGTGGGCGCGCCGATCCGCAATGCCGACAAGGTCATTGGGACGGTGCTGGTGCTGCATGACATGACTCAGGAACGGCAATACATCGCCAACCTGTCGTGGCAGGCGACCCACGATGCCCTGACCGGTCTGGCCAATCGCCGCGAATTCGAATATCGCCTGGAGCAGGCGTTGCACAACCTGACGCGTCAGCCCGGTCGGCATGCGCTGATGTTCCTCGATCTGGATCAGTTCAAACTGGTCAACGACACCTGCGGTCACGCCGCCGGCGATGAGTTGCTGCGGCACATCTGCACGCTGTTGCAATCGGGCTTGCGCGAGAGCGACACCCTGGCGCGGCTGGGCGGTGACGAGTTCGGCATTCTGCTGGAGAACTGCGCCCCGGATGCCGCCGAGAAAATCGCCGAGAGCCTGCGCCAGACCGTGCAGAACCTGCACTTCGTGTGGAAGGGGCGGCCGTTCCTGACCACTGTGAGCATCGGCCTGGTGCACATCGCCCAGACCCCGACCACCCTCGAAGCCTCATTGCGCGCCGCCGACATGGCCTGCTACATGGCCAAGGAAAAGGGCCGCAACCGGGTGCAGGTCTACCATGCCGACGACTCCGAACTGTCGCTGCGCTTCGGCGAAATGGCCTGGGTGCAGCGCCTGCACATGGCGCTGGAAGAAAACCGCTTCTGCCTCTATGCCCAGGAAATTGCTCCGCTGGGCGCTACAGCCCATGGCGGCGGGCACATCGAAATACTCTTGCGTCTGCATGACGAAGCCGGACGGATGATCCTGCCGGACAGTTTCATTCCGGCGGCAGAACGTTATGGCCTGATGAGTCAACTGGATCGTTGGGTGGTCGAGAATGTTTTTAAAGTGATTGCCCAATGCATCGCCGAACAACATGAAGGCCCGTTGGCAATGTGTGCGATTAATCTTTCAGGCATTACTATTGGAGATGACGCGTTCTTGCACTTTCTGCGTGAACAATTTGTTAGTTACGCTATACCCCCTGAAATGATTTGTTTTGAAATTACTGAAACCAGTGCTATTGCCAATCTGGGCAGCGCAATTCGATTTATTAATGAACTCAAAGGCTTAGGTTGTTACTTCTCACTTGATGACTTTTGTGCCGGAATGTCTTCATTCGCTTATTTGAAACATTTGCCTGTAGACTTCCTGAAGATCGACGGGAGTTTCGTAAAGGATATGCTGGACGACCCGATTAACCGCGCTATGGTCGAGGTGATCAATCACATCGGGCATGTCATGGGTAAGCAGACAATTGCCGAGTTTGTAGAAACAACTCAGATCGAGCAGGCATTGCTTGAAATCGGGGTGGATTACGCTCAGGGTTACGTCATCGAACGCCCGCAGTTGTTTACCTGCGACAGTTTGCAAAGTCGGCCCGCCAGACCGCAGCCGCTGTTGTTCAAGGCGCCTGGCACGTTCCGTTGA